The sequence CGCCGAGCGGCTGAACGCCCTGCGCACCCGGGATATCGCCCAGCTGCTCGATGCCAAGGTGCTGCATGCCGGCGAAGCCGAGCGACGCCGGGTCGACAAGATCGTCCTGTGCGCCCGCGCCGTCCCCAACACCGTGCAGTTGCTGGAACCCGGCGTTCTGGTCGTCACGCCCGGTGATCGTGACGACATCATCCTGGCGGCGAGCCTGGCCTCGCTCAATGGCGTCGAGCTGGCCGGACTGCTGCTGTGCAGCGACTTCGCTCCGGATCCTCGCATTCTCGAGCTGTGCAAGGCCGCGCTCGATGGCGGCCTGCCGGTCATGACGGTACAGACCGGCTCCTACGACACCGCTACCAATCTGTTCGCCCTGAACAAGGAGACGCCGGCCGACGATATCGAGCGCGCTAGCCAGGTTACCGATTTCATCGCCCAGCACTTGCAGCCCGAGCTGCTGCATACGCGCCTCAGCGTGCCACGCAGCGAGCTGCGCCTGTCGCCTCCGGCGTTCCGCTATCAGCTGGTCCGCCGTGCACAGCAGGCCAACAAGCGCATCGTACTGCCGGAAGGCAACGAGCCACGCACCATCCGCGCGGCGGCGATCTGCCAGGAGCGCGGCATCGCGCGCTGCGTATTGCTGGCCAAACCCGAAGAAGTGCAGGCCGTCGCCCGCGAGCAAGGCATCCTGTTGCCGGCCAGCCTGGAAATTCTCGACCCCGAGCTGATCCTCAACCATTACGTCGAACCCATGTGCGAGATGCGCAAGGCAAAGGGACTGACCCCTGATGATGCTCGCGAACAGCTCAAGGACACCGTCGTGCTGGGCACCATGATGCTGGCGCTCGACGAGGTCGACGGCCTGGTTTCCGGCGCGGTGCACACCACCGCCAACACCATTCGCCCGGCACTGCAGCTGATCAAGACCGCGCCGGGCTACAGCCTGGTGTCCTCGGTGTTCTTCATGCTGCTGCCCGACCAGGTGCTGGTCTATGGCGACTGCGCAGTCAATCCCAACCCGAACGCCGCCGAGCTGGCCGAGATCGCCCTGCAGAGCGCCGAGTCCGCCG comes from Stutzerimonas stutzeri and encodes:
- the pta gene encoding phosphate acetyltransferase, encoding MHTLFLAPSGFGGGLNSVSLGLIRALERAGLKVGFFKPIAQPFPLDQGRERSCVLVENTLNIAAPVPLPLEQVERQLADGELDLLLEDVVSRYQEVATGKDVVIVEGMVPTREFNHTSRINTHLAKSLDAEVILIAAQGTDTLKRMAERIEIQAQLFGGAKDPKVLGVILNKIKSDDGVPAFVERLKEQLPLLGSQDFQLLGAIPYAERLNALRTRDIAQLLDAKVLHAGEAERRRVDKIVLCARAVPNTVQLLEPGVLVVTPGDRDDIILAASLASLNGVELAGLLLCSDFAPDPRILELCKAALDGGLPVMTVQTGSYDTATNLFALNKETPADDIERASQVTDFIAQHLQPELLHTRLSVPRSELRLSPPAFRYQLVRRAQQANKRIVLPEGNEPRTIRAAAICQERGIARCVLLAKPEEVQAVAREQGILLPASLEILDPELILNHYVEPMCEMRKAKGLTPDDAREQLKDTVVLGTMMLALDEVDGLVSGAVHTTANTIRPALQLIKTAPGYSLVSSVFFMLLPDQVLVYGDCAVNPNPNAAELAEIALQSAESAVALGVNPRVAMISYSTGTSGSGAEVEKVAEATRIAQARAPELPIDGPLQYDAASVLSVGRQKAPNSKVAGQATVFIFPDLNTGNTTYKAVQRSANVISVGPMLQGLRKPVNDLSRGALVDDIVFTIALTALQADSGKQAE